One window from the genome of Nocardioides panaciterrulae encodes:
- a CDS encoding PAS domain-containing hybrid sensor histidine kinase/response regulator, with protein MELSGLYRDVIETSPDGIWVFDLDGRTIYANPALARMFGAEPEELVDLTVFETLDEVGRGQFADHLDVVRRGELNPGDVESRFVRRDGSALWVLVRESALRGPDGRIAAVVHRLADFSDRRSVHDKLTASQRQLAEAQRIARLGSWEWDVEQDRIVGSEELYALYGYGAAEFGGTYADFLAMVHPDDRDQVDDAVQDALQGGGAFFFVVRVAHADGSWVWTRGRGEAHHDAAGAVTRMSGTHQDITETKLAELALEDSVRQNALMQAVATAANEARTLEEVLSQAQALVLLHDDWERARAFLPSADGRGVVPLYIFEEDREVDATEPGTSVAETELANRAFRERRTVWDDARLTVAFCVSAHDQVCAVITITSAPPLYRHDMITSMVEQVAVQLARVAERERAERELATARDEAMEASRQKSEFLATMSHEIRTPLNGVIGLNDLLLRTRLDAAQMRLASGVQVASRALLGVINDVLDFSKIEAGKLLLERLDFEVRPVFDQVASLLAESARAKGLELVVSCHPDVPEVLRGDPMRLAQVLTNLGSNAVKFTEAGQVLVRATAQPGGGGRTQLRVEVRDTGVGVPRGDVQSLFDPFTQADASTTRTYGGTGLGLAISREIVEALGGEIGLEPNPGGGTVFWFTADFEAAAGDVADPDDEYARGWLRGRRVLVVDDNEHNRLVLQEQLGWWGVRAHVVAEAHAAVAAVEAAAREGDPFDAALLDLVMPGRDGLDLAEDLRSRPENDDLVLLMLTSRTVPDPDRVRAARVTDLLTKPVLWAALRDVLLHHVAGAGPRPSISGGQPAGPSRRHRVLVVEDNPVNQMVAVGMLEALGYAAETADDGQAALEALARPGQDGYDAILMDVQMPRMDGYAATRQIRAREQGDRVPVIAMTAAAIEGEKDRCLAAGMDDFLTKPVDITVLRAVLDKWLAGKGAPPAGTDPCPAAAPRIEGLDVPRLDELRDLDPGNTSYLDRAIGNFVTNTPATMATIREACAAGDAQRLKQVAHKLAGGALNLGVTPAGRIAQQLELAADSGSTEGCARLVEALELALAEGRAAVLAYQASYS; from the coding sequence ATGGAGCTGTCAGGGCTGTACCGGGACGTCATCGAGACGTCGCCCGACGGCATCTGGGTGTTCGACCTCGACGGCCGCACGATCTACGCGAACCCGGCGCTGGCCCGGATGTTCGGTGCCGAGCCAGAGGAGCTCGTCGACCTGACGGTCTTCGAGACGCTCGACGAGGTGGGGCGCGGCCAGTTCGCCGACCACCTCGACGTCGTACGCCGGGGCGAGCTCAACCCTGGCGACGTGGAGAGCCGGTTCGTGCGTCGTGACGGCAGCGCCCTGTGGGTGCTGGTGCGCGAGAGCGCTCTGCGTGGGCCGGACGGCCGGATCGCGGCCGTCGTGCACCGGCTCGCCGACTTCTCCGACCGTCGCTCGGTCCACGACAAGCTGACCGCCAGCCAGCGCCAGCTCGCCGAGGCACAGCGGATCGCCCGGCTCGGCAGCTGGGAGTGGGACGTCGAGCAGGACCGCATCGTCGGGTCCGAGGAGCTCTACGCCCTCTACGGTTACGGTGCCGCCGAATTCGGCGGCACCTACGCGGACTTCCTCGCCATGGTGCACCCCGATGACCGTGACCAGGTGGACGACGCCGTCCAGGACGCCCTGCAGGGGGGCGGCGCGTTCTTCTTCGTGGTCAGGGTGGCGCACGCCGACGGCAGCTGGGTCTGGACGCGCGGCCGGGGCGAGGCGCACCACGACGCCGCCGGCGCGGTGACCCGGATGTCCGGCACCCACCAGGACATCACCGAGACCAAGCTCGCGGAGCTCGCCCTGGAGGACTCCGTCCGGCAGAACGCGCTGATGCAGGCGGTCGCCACCGCGGCGAACGAGGCCCGGACCCTCGAGGAGGTCCTCAGCCAGGCACAGGCCCTGGTGCTGCTGCACGACGACTGGGAGCGGGCCCGGGCGTTCCTGCCCTCGGCCGACGGGCGCGGCGTGGTCCCGCTCTACATCTTCGAGGAGGACCGCGAGGTCGACGCCACCGAGCCCGGGACCTCGGTGGCCGAGACCGAGCTCGCCAACCGGGCCTTCCGCGAGCGCCGCACCGTGTGGGACGACGCCCGGCTCACCGTGGCCTTCTGCGTGTCCGCCCACGACCAGGTCTGCGCGGTCATCACGATCACCTCCGCTCCCCCGCTCTACCGCCACGACATGATCACCTCGATGGTCGAGCAGGTCGCCGTGCAGCTCGCCCGGGTCGCCGAACGGGAACGGGCCGAGCGGGAGCTCGCCACCGCCAGGGACGAGGCGATGGAGGCCTCCCGCCAGAAGTCGGAGTTCCTGGCCACCATGAGCCACGAGATCCGCACGCCGCTCAACGGCGTCATCGGCCTGAACGACCTGCTGCTCCGGACCCGGCTGGACGCCGCGCAGATGCGCCTCGCCTCCGGGGTGCAGGTGGCCAGCAGGGCCCTGCTCGGCGTCATCAACGACGTCTTGGACTTCTCGAAGATCGAGGCCGGGAAGCTGCTGCTCGAACGGCTGGACTTCGAGGTCCGTCCGGTCTTCGACCAGGTCGCGAGCCTGCTCGCCGAGTCCGCGCGCGCCAAGGGGCTCGAGCTGGTCGTCTCCTGTCACCCCGACGTCCCCGAGGTGCTGCGGGGGGACCCGATGCGCCTGGCCCAGGTGCTGACGAACCTGGGCTCGAACGCCGTGAAGTTCACCGAGGCCGGCCAGGTCCTGGTCCGGGCGACCGCGCAGCCGGGCGGGGGCGGCCGCACGCAGCTCCGGGTCGAGGTCAGGGACACCGGCGTGGGCGTCCCCCGGGGCGACGTGCAGAGCCTCTTCGACCCGTTCACCCAGGCCGACGCGTCCACGACCCGGACCTACGGCGGGACCGGTCTGGGGCTGGCGATCTCACGGGAGATCGTCGAGGCGTTGGGGGGCGAGATCGGGCTGGAGCCCAACCCCGGCGGCGGGACGGTCTTCTGGTTCACCGCCGACTTCGAGGCCGCCGCGGGCGATGTCGCCGACCCCGACGACGAGTACGCCCGGGGCTGGCTGCGCGGGCGCAGGGTGCTGGTGGTGGACGACAACGAGCACAACCGGCTGGTGCTGCAGGAGCAGCTGGGCTGGTGGGGCGTGCGTGCGCACGTGGTCGCCGAGGCGCACGCCGCCGTCGCGGCCGTGGAGGCGGCCGCCCGCGAGGGCGACCCGTTCGACGCGGCCCTGCTCGACCTGGTCATGCCGGGGCGCGACGGGCTGGACCTGGCCGAGGACCTGCGCAGCCGGCCCGAGAACGACGACCTGGTGCTGCTCATGCTCACCTCGCGGACCGTGCCGGACCCGGACCGCGTCCGCGCGGCGCGGGTCACCGACCTGCTCACCAAGCCGGTGCTGTGGGCGGCGCTACGCGACGTGCTCCTGCACCACGTCGCCGGCGCCGGTCCGCGGCCCTCGATCTCCGGCGGCCAACCCGCCGGGCCCAGCCGGCGCCACCGGGTGCTCGTGGTCGAGGACAACCCGGTCAACCAGATGGTGGCCGTGGGGATGCTCGAGGCGCTGGGTTACGCCGCCGAGACCGCCGACGACGGGCAGGCCGCCCTCGAGGCCCTCGCCCGCCCCGGGCAGGACGGGTACGACGCGATCCTGATGGACGTGCAGATGCCCCGCATGGACGGCTACGCCGCCACCCGGCAGATCCGCGCTCGTGAGCAGGGAGACCGGGTCCCGGTGATCGCCATGACCGCCGCGGCGATCGAGGGCGAGAAGGACCGCTGCCTGGCCGCGGGCATGGACGACTTCCTGACCAAGCCGGTGGACATCACGGTCCTGCGCGCCGTGCTGGACAAGTGGCTCGCGGGCAAGGGAGCGCCGCCGGCCGGCACGGACCCATGCCCCGCCGCCGCGCCGCGGATCGAGGGGCTCGACGTGCCCCGCCTCGACGAGCTGCGCGACCTCGATCCGGGCAACACCTCCTACCTCGACCGCGCGATCGGCAACTTCGTCACGAACACGCCCGCGACGATGGCGACCATCCGCGAGGCCTGCGCCGCCGGGGACGCGCAGAGGCTCAAGCAGGTCGCGCACAAGCTGGCCGGCGGCGCGCTGAACCTGGGCGTCACCCCGGCCGGACGGATCGCCCAGCAGCTGGAGCTGGCCGCCGACAGCGGCAGCACCGAGGGCTGCGCCCGGCTCGTCGAGGCCCTCGAGCTCGCGCTGGCCGAGGGCCGGGCGGCCGTGCTGGCCTACCAGGCGTCGTACTCCTGA
- a CDS encoding DUF3099 domain-containing protein: protein MAPRAGRRRAYFVLMGTCVVLIVLAWNVVRLWSTTAAVVMSVVAAVIPPVAVIVGNLGALDDDDPGHDHR, encoded by the coding sequence ATGGCACCGCGGGCGGGACGACGGCGTGCGTACTTCGTGTTGATGGGGACCTGCGTGGTGCTCATCGTCCTGGCGTGGAACGTGGTGCGGCTGTGGTCCACGACCGCGGCGGTGGTGATGAGCGTCGTCGCGGCCGTGATCCCGCCGGTCGCCGTCATCGTCGGCAACCTGGGTGCCCTGGACGACGACGACCCCGGACACGACCACCGTTAG
- a CDS encoding COG4315 family predicted lipoprotein encodes MSDRRTRTGVLVGAVVAAPALLLAACGGSSYQSPSGTTSTPSSGSGPAQVATHGGSTGYLTDGSGRSVYLFESDHGKMSTCTGPCVSAWPPLTTTGAPQASAGAKAAMLGTITRSDGSKQVTYGGHPLYYYAGDSAAGQTNGEGLNGFGALWYLLSPAGATVQHVAATSGGSSSGGSGYSGY; translated from the coding sequence ATGTCTGATCGGCGCACGCGCACCGGAGTGCTCGTGGGGGCGGTGGTCGCGGCACCGGCGCTCCTGCTCGCGGCCTGCGGCGGATCCTCGTACCAGAGCCCCTCGGGCACCACCTCGACACCGTCGTCCGGCTCCGGACCCGCTCAGGTCGCGACCCACGGCGGGTCGACCGGCTACCTCACCGACGGCTCGGGCCGCAGCGTCTACCTCTTCGAGTCCGACCACGGGAAGATGTCGACCTGCACCGGTCCCTGCGTCTCGGCCTGGCCGCCGTTGACCACCACCGGGGCTCCCCAGGCCTCGGCCGGCGCGAAGGCCGCGATGCTCGGCACGATCACCCGCTCGGACGGGTCGAAGCAGGTCACCTACGGCGGCCACCCCCTCTACTACTACGCCGGGGACTCGGCCGCCGGCCAGACCAACGGCGAGGGCCTCAACGGGTTCGGGGCCCTGTGGTACCTGCTCTCCCCCGCCGGCGCGACGGTCCAGCACGTGGCGGCGACGTCGGGCGGCTCGTCCTCCGGCGGGTCGGGCTACTCCGGCTACTGA
- a CDS encoding aldo/keto reductase, which yields MRYRKLGNTGLEVSAVTLGCMSWGDPTRGGHPWVLDEEAGRALIKDALEAGVNAFDTANVYSGGSSEEITGRALRDFARREDVVLATKVHGRMHPGPNGAGLSRKAILQEIDASLSRLGTDHVDLYQIHRWDPGTPIEETMEALHDVVRAGKARYLGASSMYAWQFAKAQHVAEVNGWTPFVSMQDHYNLLYREEEREMLPLCADLGVGVIPWSPLARGRLTRDWDARTARAETDEFGGTLYRDEDRTIVETVARLAERRGVSRAQVALAWLLAQPVVTSPIVGVTKPHHLQDAVAAVDLELTAEEVEELGAGYVPHAIAGHR from the coding sequence ATGCGCTACCGCAAGCTCGGCAACACCGGCCTCGAGGTCTCGGCGGTGACGCTGGGCTGCATGAGCTGGGGTGATCCCACTCGCGGCGGGCACCCCTGGGTCCTCGACGAGGAGGCCGGTCGGGCCCTGATCAAGGACGCCCTCGAGGCCGGCGTCAACGCCTTCGACACCGCCAACGTCTACTCGGGAGGCAGCAGCGAGGAGATCACCGGCCGGGCGTTGCGCGACTTCGCCCGCCGGGAGGACGTCGTCCTCGCCACCAAGGTCCACGGGCGGATGCACCCCGGACCGAACGGGGCGGGGCTCTCCCGCAAGGCGATCCTGCAGGAGATCGACGCCTCGCTGTCCCGGCTCGGGACCGACCACGTCGACCTCTACCAGATCCATCGCTGGGACCCCGGCACCCCGATCGAGGAGACCATGGAGGCCCTGCACGACGTCGTGCGCGCCGGCAAGGCCCGCTACCTCGGCGCGTCGTCGATGTACGCGTGGCAGTTCGCGAAGGCCCAGCACGTGGCCGAGGTCAACGGGTGGACGCCGTTCGTCTCGATGCAGGACCACTACAACCTGCTCTACCGGGAGGAGGAGCGGGAGATGCTCCCCCTGTGCGCCGACCTGGGGGTCGGCGTGATCCCGTGGAGCCCGCTCGCCCGCGGCCGGCTGACCCGGGACTGGGACGCGAGGACCGCGCGGGCGGAGACCGACGAGTTCGGGGGGACGCTCTACCGCGACGAGGACCGCACGATCGTGGAGACCGTCGCGCGGCTCGCCGAGCGGCGCGGGGTCTCACGGGCCCAGGTCGCTCTGGCCTGGCTGCTCGCGCAGCCGGTCGTCACCTCCCCCATCGTCGGGGTGACCAAGCCCCACCACCTCCAGGACGCCGTGGCTGCGGTGGACCTCGAGCTCACGGCCGAGGAGGTCGAGGAGCTCGGCGCCGGCTACGTCCCGCACGCGATCGCCGGCCACCGCTGA
- a CDS encoding protein kinase domain-containing protein, which produces MIAGRYSLDREIGRGGMGSVWLGADEVLGRPVALKRIGMVPGVEAPDLVRAEREARLAARLNHPHVVAVFDLVVEDDERWLVMEYVESVTLAELVRDQGPLSPARAAPLLAQAADALTEAHEAGIVHRDVKPSNILVTREGQVKLTDFGIARAAADATLTQTGLVTGSPAYLAPEVASGQSASAASDVWSLGATLYHALAGKPPYEVGGNLMGTLYRIVHEAPPRLPDAGWLAPLLEATMTPDPADRWSMSRVRDVLRSGEAGPATPPSSSSAASSAPPAAPTRVLPADPAPRPRSTPDEGPVPRRRPGRSLLPVLVGLAVVLAALVGWAIVGRDGTETGTATPPSHSRAPSQSPSGSPSRSPSGSPSGSPSGSPGSPTAGPTVDGMHRFIEDYLATVTSDPKSAFAMLSPRFRQASGGLSGYEGFWDTIKTARLRSFNATDPDALTVDYVVDYTRKNGTSTSDEVSLRLAYRDGRYLIDEES; this is translated from the coding sequence GTGATCGCAGGCAGGTACTCGCTGGACCGGGAGATCGGTCGCGGCGGCATGGGCTCGGTGTGGCTGGGGGCCGACGAGGTGCTCGGCCGGCCGGTCGCGCTCAAGCGCATCGGCATGGTGCCCGGCGTCGAGGCGCCCGACCTGGTCCGCGCCGAGCGCGAGGCCCGGCTCGCGGCCCGGCTCAACCATCCGCACGTGGTCGCGGTGTTCGACCTCGTCGTCGAGGACGACGAGCGGTGGCTGGTGATGGAGTACGTCGAGAGCGTGACCCTGGCCGAGCTGGTGCGAGACCAGGGCCCGCTGTCGCCGGCCCGGGCGGCCCCCCTGCTGGCGCAGGCGGCCGATGCGCTGACCGAGGCGCACGAGGCCGGCATCGTGCACCGCGACGTGAAGCCCTCCAACATCCTGGTGACCCGCGAGGGCCAGGTGAAGCTCACGGACTTCGGGATCGCCCGGGCCGCGGCCGACGCCACCCTGACCCAGACCGGCCTGGTCACCGGGTCGCCGGCGTACCTCGCCCCCGAGGTCGCGTCCGGCCAGTCCGCGTCCGCGGCCAGCGACGTGTGGTCGCTGGGCGCCACGCTCTACCACGCGCTCGCCGGGAAGCCGCCGTACGAGGTCGGCGGGAACCTGATGGGGACGCTCTACCGCATCGTGCACGAGGCGCCGCCGCGGCTGCCGGACGCCGGCTGGCTCGCTCCCCTCCTCGAGGCGACGATGACTCCCGACCCGGCGGACCGGTGGTCGATGAGCCGGGTGCGCGACGTGCTCCGGTCCGGCGAGGCCGGGCCGGCGACCCCGCCGTCCTCGTCGTCCGCGGCGTCCTCCGCTCCGCCGGCCGCGCCCACCCGGGTCCTCCCGGCGGATCCGGCCCCGCGGCCGCGCTCGACGCCGGACGAAGGACCGGTGCCGCGGCGCCGCCCCGGCCGCTCGCTGCTCCCGGTGCTGGTCGGCCTCGCGGTGGTCCTGGCCGCGCTGGTGGGCTGGGCGATCGTCGGCCGCGACGGCACCGAGACCGGGACCGCCACCCCGCCCAGCCACAGCCGCGCCCCCAGCCAATCCCCCAGCGGATCCCCCAGCCGATCCCCCAGCGGATCCCCCAGCGGATCCCCCAGCGGATCCCCGGGCTCCCCGACCGCCGGACCCACCGTGGACGGCATGCACCGGTTCATCGAGGACTACCTGGCCACCGTCACCAGCGACCCGAAGTCGGCCTTCGCCATGCTGTCCCCTCGGTTCCGACAAGCCAGCGGCGGCCTCTCCGGCTACGAAGGCTTCTGGGACACCATCAAGACGGCCCGGCTCCGCTCGTTCAACGCGACCGATCCGGACGCGCTCACGGTCGACTACGTCGTGGACTACACCCGCAAGAACGGCACGTCGACCTCCGACGAGGTCTCCCTCCGGCTGGCCTACCGTGACGGCCGGTACCTGATCGACGAGGAGTCCTGA
- a CDS encoding DUF11 domain-containing protein, translated as MHNIRRTLGAITAGTAGLAMTLSAGLATTAYAGPAPGDDAPIKLTPKGEIAAEFHGADEADAGVEKLRDAYYWSRLLSGDEPIDLSQAARLRLKAANRTDAMRASTARRDAHGAGGGGTWVNQGPDPIVQVVRTTNSFAAMSGRVGALAIRKDGTILVGGAQGGVWSYDSSEGPDGTWTPRTQDTDTQSVGALAVAPSKDRVVYMGSGEGSLAGDSYYGDGIYRSKNGGMSWQHVSSKFTGQAVTDIAVDPHHANVLYASTVRGRGGSHRTSAPTEVKYGVWGSRNGGRTWTLLKGTKNQLHGATDLVIDPQNPKVLWASFWGKGIYRSTNSGHSWKSAMGDLPDGKFNAGGTRFSLGLSHPASDAQATVYVGFDYYDSKANYHPAQIWKTTDDGAHWASAVGSTTGDDSVVDYCGTQCFYDNEVKPDPTNPDVLYVEGSYGYNNSPPSGGIYRSTDGGQTWKNLGLDLHPDFHAIAFDPANTDHIAIGNDGGVWQSFHQGGRTNDGETLADTDWQDLNGTVDPNTGALIHSTNLSIGQYVSMQTVPQVEGQYWGGLQDNGTLRKSTVNDRWFDQASGDGGYAQVDQSTVNPNAPTALPAYVFGEYYAISPYRYDPTETGTIFGNEMIDGGINPKDRSEFYVPMTLNQGNTNQMFLGTYRLYRTDNAETESAADVTWKPISGDLTSGCEQTASNGARGCVISSVGVSDGGTGVYVGTDEGWIQVSPDATTSDDPSWTRVGTDVLPGRPVDQIAVDRSNWRIAYAGFAGFDKATPDTPGHLFATTDGGKHWKNVTANLPDVPVDTVVIDPSNNKTVYVGTDVGPFISTNAGRSWTRLGTMPKVAVWQMDYDASHGILAAGTHGRGAYTMKNRGPLPALLVSKSEATENIGPGKTIHYTITVKNIGNQDATGVTVTDPLPAYTRSANIGQGGHFDTDGARWDGVTVPAGDKVALTFSVRVVDNLPASVEQIINDGITVTSAQGPGATGSPFVTPIAPKHAVSISPDQDTQGAKAGDRTTFTETLTNDGYEADSYALSVSGNQWPATVYADDCTTPLATTDPVASGDSTDVCVKVDVPAGAANDATDTATLKATSVADSSVSDTADLTSIAVTVDTLVVDEDTNDPVDSRPYYTDALDANNIDYSVWDLGDKPQLPESYLTAHSKVVWFTGNSYPAPIGSYEHELKAFLDNGGSLFLSGQDLLDQAAGTTDFVHDYLHVDWDGSEAQNDKATKAVHGVTGNPVTDGIGAVPLDHSVLQANYEDEITPIGGAEAAFTDDSTNPDALSFAGDYKVVFAAFPFEAYGTSSDKSDLMKRVFGFFG; from the coding sequence ATGCACAACATCCGACGCACCTTGGGGGCCATCACGGCCGGCACCGCCGGTCTCGCGATGACTCTCTCCGCAGGACTTGCCACCACGGCGTACGCCGGCCCAGCGCCGGGCGACGACGCCCCCATCAAGCTGACGCCCAAGGGCGAGATCGCCGCTGAGTTCCACGGCGCCGACGAGGCCGACGCGGGGGTCGAGAAGCTGCGCGACGCCTACTACTGGAGCCGGCTGCTGTCCGGCGACGAGCCGATCGACCTCAGCCAGGCCGCGCGGCTCCGCCTCAAGGCGGCCAACCGCACCGACGCCATGAGGGCCAGCACCGCCCGGCGCGACGCCCACGGCGCGGGCGGGGGCGGCACCTGGGTCAACCAGGGCCCCGACCCGATCGTCCAGGTCGTGCGGACCACGAACTCGTTCGCGGCCATGTCCGGCCGGGTCGGCGCGCTCGCGATCCGCAAGGACGGCACCATCCTCGTCGGTGGCGCCCAGGGCGGAGTCTGGAGCTACGACTCCAGCGAGGGCCCCGACGGCACCTGGACCCCGCGCACCCAGGACACGGACACCCAGTCCGTCGGCGCCCTGGCCGTGGCGCCGAGCAAGGACCGGGTCGTCTACATGGGCTCCGGCGAGGGCAGCCTCGCCGGTGACTCCTACTACGGCGACGGCATCTACCGCTCCAAGAACGGCGGGATGAGCTGGCAGCACGTCTCGAGCAAGTTCACCGGCCAGGCGGTCACCGACATCGCGGTGGACCCCCACCACGCCAACGTGCTCTACGCCTCCACGGTCCGCGGCCGCGGCGGCTCGCACCGCACCTCGGCACCGACCGAGGTGAAGTACGGCGTCTGGGGCTCGCGCAACGGCGGCCGGACCTGGACCCTGCTCAAGGGCACCAAGAACCAGCTGCACGGCGCCACCGACCTCGTGATCGACCCGCAGAACCCGAAGGTCCTGTGGGCCTCGTTCTGGGGCAAGGGCATCTACCGCTCCACCAACTCCGGCCACAGCTGGAAGAGCGCGATGGGCGATCTGCCCGACGGCAAGTTCAACGCCGGCGGCACCCGGTTCTCCCTCGGCCTGTCCCACCCGGCCTCGGACGCCCAGGCCACGGTGTACGTCGGGTTCGACTACTACGACAGCAAGGCGAACTACCACCCCGCCCAGATCTGGAAGACCACCGACGACGGCGCCCACTGGGCCTCGGCGGTCGGCTCCACGACCGGCGACGACTCGGTCGTCGACTACTGCGGCACCCAGTGCTTCTACGACAACGAGGTCAAGCCGGACCCGACGAACCCCGACGTGCTCTACGTCGAGGGCTCCTACGGCTACAACAACTCGCCCCCGTCCGGCGGCATCTACCGCTCCACCGACGGCGGGCAGACCTGGAAGAACCTCGGCCTGGACCTGCACCCGGACTTCCACGCGATCGCCTTCGACCCTGCGAACACCGATCACATCGCGATCGGCAACGACGGCGGCGTCTGGCAGTCCTTCCACCAGGGGGGTCGCACCAACGACGGCGAGACGCTCGCCGACACCGACTGGCAGGACCTCAACGGCACGGTGGACCCGAACACGGGTGCGCTGATCCACTCCACCAACCTCAGCATCGGGCAGTACGTCTCGATGCAGACGGTGCCGCAGGTCGAGGGCCAGTACTGGGGTGGCCTGCAGGACAACGGCACGCTGCGCAAGTCGACGGTCAACGACCGGTGGTTCGACCAGGCGAGCGGTGACGGCGGGTACGCCCAGGTGGACCAGTCCACGGTGAACCCCAACGCGCCGACCGCGCTGCCGGCGTACGTCTTCGGGGAGTACTACGCGATCTCGCCGTACCGCTACGACCCGACCGAGACCGGCACGATCTTCGGCAACGAGATGATCGACGGCGGGATCAACCCCAAGGACCGCTCCGAGTTCTACGTGCCGATGACCCTGAACCAGGGCAACACCAACCAGATGTTCCTCGGCACCTACCGGCTCTACCGCACCGACAACGCCGAGACCGAGTCGGCCGCGGACGTGACCTGGAAGCCCATCTCGGGCGACCTGACCAGCGGGTGCGAGCAGACGGCCTCGAACGGTGCCCGCGGGTGCGTGATCTCCTCGGTCGGCGTCTCCGACGGCGGCACCGGTGTCTACGTCGGCACCGACGAGGGCTGGATCCAGGTGAGCCCCGACGCGACCACGAGCGACGATCCGTCGTGGACCCGGGTCGGCACCGACGTGCTGCCCGGCCGCCCGGTCGACCAGATCGCCGTCGACCGCTCGAACTGGCGCATCGCCTACGCCGGCTTCGCCGGCTTCGACAAGGCCACCCCGGACACCCCGGGCCACCTGTTCGCCACCACCGACGGCGGCAAGCACTGGAAGAACGTCACGGCGAACCTGCCCGACGTCCCTGTGGACACGGTCGTCATCGACCCGTCGAACAACAAGACCGTCTACGTCGGCACCGACGTGGGCCCGTTCATCAGCACGAACGCCGGCCGGTCCTGGACCCGCCTGGGCACGATGCCCAAGGTCGCCGTGTGGCAGATGGACTACGACGCCAGCCACGGCATCCTCGCGGCCGGCACCCACGGTCGCGGCGCGTACACGATGAAGAACCGGGGCCCGCTCCCGGCGCTGCTCGTGTCCAAGTCGGAGGCCACCGAGAACATCGGCCCCGGCAAGACGATCCACTACACGATCACCGTCAAGAACATCGGCAACCAGGACGCCACCGGGGTGACCGTGACCGACCCGCTGCCGGCGTACACCCGGTCGGCCAACATCGGCCAGGGCGGTCACTTCGACACCGACGGTGCCCGCTGGGACGGCGTCACGGTGCCGGCCGGCGACAAGGTGGCGCTGACCTTCTCGGTCCGCGTGGTCGACAACCTGCCGGCCTCGGTGGAGCAGATCATCAACGACGGCATCACCGTGACCTCGGCGCAGGGGCCCGGCGCGACGGGCAGCCCGTTCGTCACCCCGATCGCCCCGAAGCACGCCGTCTCGATCTCGCCCGACCAGGACACCCAGGGTGCCAAGGCCGGTGACCGGACGACGTTCACCGAGACGCTCACCAACGACGGCTACGAGGCGGACAGCTACGCCCTGTCGGTCTCCGGCAACCAGTGGCCCGCCACGGTGTACGCCGACGACTGCACCACGCCGCTCGCGACCACCGACCCGGTGGCCAGCGGGGACTCGACCGACGTCTGCGTCAAGGTCGACGTACCGGCCGGTGCGGCCAACGACGCCACCGACACGGCCACGCTGAAGGCGACCTCGGTGGCGGACTCCTCCGTCTCCGACACCGCCGACCTGACCTCCATCGCGGTCACGGTCGACACCCTGGTCGTCGACGAGGACACCAACGACCCGGTGGACTCGCGGCCGTACTACACCGACGCCCTGGACGCGAACAACATCGACTACAGCGTCTGGGACCTCGGCGACAAGCCGCAGCTGCCCGAGTCCTACCTCACGGCCCACTCCAAGGTCGTGTGGTTCACCGGCAACAGCTACCCGGCTCCGATCGGTAGCTACGAGCACGAGCTCAAGGCGTTCCTGGACAACGGGGGCTCGCTGTTCCTGTCGGGCCAGGACCTGCTGGACCAGGCGGCCGGTACGACGGACTTCGTCCACGACTACCTGCACGTCGACTGGGACGGCTCGGAGGCGCAGAACGACAAGGCCACCAAGGCCGTGCACGGGGTCACCGGCAACCCGGTGACCGACGGCATCGGGGCGGTCCCGCTGGACCACTCGGTCTTGCAGGCGAACTACGAGGACGAGATCACGCCGATCGGCGGGGCCGAGGCCGCGTTCACCGACGACAGCACCAACCCGGACGCGCTGTCGTTCGCCGGTGACTACAAGGTCGTCTTCGCCGCCTTCCCGTTCGAGGCCTACGGCACGAGCTCGGACAAGTCCGACCTGATGAAGCGGGTGTTCGGCTTCTTCGGCTGA